CTCAGAGAAAGTTATCTTATGATGAGATTGTGGGGAAGTTTGAAAGGTCGATTCCGGAGCAGATCTATTAAGACTTGTTACTTTGAAGCATATAAGGAGACCCTCCTTCAAGATTTTATATATTAATACATGCATTTGGGTGCCATTTGTGTTTCAAATATGCATACCATTAGTTGAGTTCATGCGTTGTGTTCTATTGGTAGAGTTAAGTGCTCGGCTTAGGTTGATGCATTAGTACATTAATTAATGGCTTATCAGTGGTGGCAAGTAGGTTAGAAAATACATACAGAGGGACACATGTATCACCTGGCTTTAACCCACCCAAGATGTAGCCCTACTGATGCATTTCTTTGCCCCCATTTTTTGGTTGCAGATAGCTATTTTGCAGTAACGTTACATTTTGGTTGATACAATGCAATTGATCGATTCGTCCTTGCTTGTTTTTCTACTAGGGTCGGTCTCCATATGTGTTTCGGTATTTTGCTTATATTTCCTCATTTTTTCTCTTATAGCACTGGAATACTGTGTTATTGTTTCATGCTTTTGGTAGGACATTTCATCATAAACATGTGTTTTTTGGAAGTCTTTAGCCTTGAATCTAGTTGAATTTAGGGCCGGTTAGGTGATTCTCAAACCCCTTGTATATCAATGATTGGCATAATCACCATTTActcattgcaaaaaaaaaaaaaaaattgatttcatGATCCAGTTGAGCTGATTTGTGCCTATCCACTTCTCTATCTTCTCACAAGTCTGTCTTCTTGATTGTAGGAGTGTGTTGTAGCATAATGTCTTGACTTTGCTAGCCGTGTCATGGTTTATGGTTGATTGCACTCTTCATAATCTTCTGACCATGCCATCTAGAAGAAAGAGGCAAAAGGGAACAAGAGGAAAGTCTGAATTGTATATGGAATAAACCCTCTTTGCCCATATGCGTGAACTGTGAAGTTGAGAAGAAACCAGAGGAAAGTCTGGTTTCTAGATGCTCTTCATGATGTTTAAGAGTCCATTGGATGGCTAAGACCGTGCTTTTGCTTGTTATGGCTCTTGCTTTGGTTCGTCTTGGATTTCTTCAATTATCATGAGCATCATATTTGTGATGGGGGGTGTTGGTGCAAACTCTGGATGGATGAACCGGGCACTTCGTTCCTGTTTCTGTGAAAAGATACCCCATGGTAGTACCAGACCAAATATCCTTCTCGGCAACTTTGATAACATTTATTATGATTGTATCCGACGAAATAATTGATCAATTAATtctaatatcatttattataatttgaTCAAATAAGATAATTAATCTATTAATCTGTTGAGTTTAAACCACTGATCGAAGAATCTTGTGTTGCAGGAGCATCATCGTCGTCTTCCGATTTGGTCAAGAACCCTTTTGGGCAATATCTTGAGCCAGTCATACAGATTGAATATTTATACTCGCTCAGATAACAGAGATGAGTGTTCGCTTGGAGAATTATCCGTATGTTTTGTGAACATTGCATCGAGCAAGGAGGGAAGAGGTAAtgccattcatattatttcacagTTCTACGGTAGCATAAATCCGGAGGAACAAAGGAACAATCACAGTGTTGACCTTCCTGAGCAAAGGAAAAAGCCCTTATTCTTGAACGCAACCACAGCTACACCACCAGCAGATTTATTTGGACAGAtcagaatgagtcataaacaacacaCAACCGGAGAACGATCGGAAATCAAGTGAGCGTGGCACCCTCGTTCTTCCTCTGCCTCTGCTTTTGTCTCGGCCATGTTCGACTCTTGGAACCTTGCCTGCGGCACCTACCATAGTCTTGGCATCTGCCTACAAATTGATGACAAACAATGTGGGTTATCTTCTTATCATGACTAAGATCTCGTGTATGAAAGCAAAAGGACACAAGCGTAGAAGCAGCGCTTATCTGGTTAATGTATACCTTCTCGCTCTATTAAGGTGTCCTCAACTGCAACGGTTCATCATCATTTTTGGCCTGGATTGTACACCCTTCAGGGGCGGTCGACCATCTGTATCGCTGCTCGAGCTTTGGACACCCATTGATTTGCAAATCTACTAAATTACTAGGTAGCTTTCCCTCCGGCAGCATCTTGATATCAGGGCAATTCACTATCTCCAGGCTCTTGAGGCTTGGAAGGGTGACCAGTAGATGAGGAAGGCGTTGCAGGTGGTATACTCGAGTGAGACGCAGTTGTTCGAGAGACGCAAGATGATCCAGCCGCTTCTCCAGCCCTCGAGTAAATGCTTCGAGATCAAGGCTGTCGCGAATCTCCAATCGACGAAGCGAAGCGAGGTGTCCTTCCTGGAGGCTGCTCTGGAGAAGCGCGAGCTTATCAATGTGAAGTATCAACGTTGATGTTGAGGCCTCGTCCTCCAGCAAGTCGAACGAGTCGCCACCTGCAAAGTATCGGACAAGAAGCTCCTCGAGTGATGAAGGGAGGGCTATCGGTCCTGTTAAACTGCGACAGTTTCCGATGGCGAGCTTGCGAAGACGAGGGAATACTTTACGACATTGCTTCGCCCCGTTGTCCCACTTGTTCCATTCGTTCAGCGTATCAAACAAAAGCTCCTCCAACGATGGGAATGGTGCATCTGTGCTGCCATAAAACTCAGCACCCACCTCTTTCACCGAATCCATACGCCTTAGGTGCAGAACCCTGAGAAAAGGAAGCTCTCCGAGAGGGGGGAGGGATGTCAATTGATGGCAAGACCACATCTCTAACCTCTCTAACCCCAGCAAATATTTGTTCTCCATCCAACACGGATGTCGGCGACCCTTGTAGCCATTAATCTTCAGATTTCTAAGATCTGGATGCGGTCGGAGTCCTCCAACATGGCCTCTTCGCATTTAGTGGGAGTGATGGGTTTCCCTTCATTGCTCCAGCACAGTTCCAACCAGATGAGGTACTCCTTGTCCTCCAACATGGCCTCTTCTGCCTTCTCCTTGCTGTCTACATGCTGGAGACCTCTGATGCAGAGTCTGCGGAGCTGATTCATATACTTCAATTGCCCTATATCGAATCCTTCGTTTTTGTGTTGGATGCGATAGTCCTTTAATTCTTGAAGATAAATTAGATTGCCAATCCATGGAAGGGCCGTAATTGCTTCGCTATCTGCATCCACACAACGTAGGTTGCTTAGCTTGTTCATGTCATCTGGCAGCGAAACACTCTTGGAATGCAACCTCAGAATCAACCACTGCAGATGGTAGAGCTTGCAGAATGACTTGGGCCACTCCGTGATGGCGTTCCCAGGCAGCTCAAGGTACCGAAGGTGTTTCAATTTACCAATAGCCTCTGGTAAGCCTCTTCCAAGCACAGAAAGCACCAATAAACGTAAGCTTTTCAAACTCTCCAAAACCTCTTTAAGAGATTTATCATATTTACACCTGGTCTCCTCACCAGTGCCCGACAGATCGCCAACGACCACAAGGCTGCGGATGTCTTTCCTCTCGCACAAAGTTTCAGCAACCGTAACGAGATCATCAGCAGCAACATAGACATGGCGGGCCTTGTTCGGGATTCTAATTGGCTCACCAGATTTGACACCCTCGAGTCTGAAGTACTCACCGTCGGAAACACTTTCTGCAAACTCGTGCAGGATAGGGTGAAGCTCAAACTTGTTTTGCCCTGTCTTCGCATTCACGAAAAAGGATCTGCACGACAGCTCTTCGATCGACTCCTCGCCAACGTCCTCCATTCGGTTGTTCCAGTCATCGCCCTGAACGAAGCCTAGGGCCTTCCAAATTCTTAGCAGCTCCTTTTTCTCGAAGCAGTGCTTCCTCGGGAACAATGAGCAAGAAAGATAGCACTGCTTTAGGTGGGCGGGTAGGTCTTCATAACTCAACCTCAGCACCGGCGCAATGTCACCCTCGGTTTGTTTGACCTCACAAATTCTTTTACGTAAGATTCTTCTCCAGTGTTCTTCCTCTAACTTGGACTCTAAAGCACGCCCTACGGTCAGCGCTGCTAGCGGCGATCCCCCCAACTTCTTCGCTATTTTCCTGCCTACGTACTCCAACTTTTGATGATCGCTACGGTTTTGATCACCAAGCGCACATTCTCTGAATAATTCCCAGCACTCCTTTTTCTTTAAACCATCAAGATGTATAGTTCCTTTGGTCCGCATCATCTTTGCGACGTTCTGGTTGGTGGTCGTCACTACGATCTTGCTTCCCTTTCCTCCAGAATTAAATGGGACGCAAAGGTTCTCCCAAATAGTATTGGATTCCTCCCACACGTCGTCCAATACAATCAAAAACCTTTTGCCCATCAGCCCGTCACGAATAATGTTCTGAATCTCTTCCAGATTGCTAATGCTATGCAGATCCCTGGGTCTATCAAAACCGGCAGATTCTATCATCTCTATGGAAAGCCTCTCAACATCAAAATCGTTGCACGCACACACCCATGCCATGACATCCAACTTCTTTTCTTCTGTCCACTCTTTTACACTGTTATAGGCGAGCCTAGCAAGGTGTGTCTTCCCTATCCCACCGGGTCCTACGATAGCCACAACTGAGTAGTTGGCGTCGCCTGATTCATCACCTAGCATGTTCAGTAgcctctccatgtcatgttttcttccTCTAACAGAGTAGGACTTGGCTGGGGGAGTGGTGGTTGTTCGTCGCCAATCGGGGATGGCGACTTCATGTTGCTTGTTAGTGGCTACATGGAACTCTGCTACTTTAACAAGTATACTGATTCCATCAACTAGTTTAGCGGATGTTTCGACAGCCATGTTTAACTTTGAAGTTCTTTCAGAAGCAAAAGCAAATTTCATGAACATATCTTTAGCGTCATCTCCTATTTTTTGAGCGTAGAATGCAACTCTACTGACCTTGTTCTTGCTTTTGGCTTTCTCTTTGAGTAACTTGTAATGGAATATATCGATAACCTCGTGCACAGAGCAAGCAGCATCCTGGACGTCCCAGAGCCAGGCTTCCAAGCTCGGGTTCGTGATCCGCCTCTTGCCAACTTCGAAGATGGCCGCCTCAATCTTTCGGAGGTGCCTCTCCAGTTGTCGTAGCTTGAACTGCTTGCCCTTCCGGTACTCGATCTGGTTGTTTATGTAGAATTTGATTATGTCCGCCACTTTGGTGATGGCCACAGACACGAACCAGCCTGCTATTATCACTTCAGCCATCGGTGCTTGCGTCTACCAgtggtgaagagagagagagagagagagagagagagagagagagagagatgaagcttCAAGTCTCAGAAATGTTCGGTGCGCTTAGACTAGCTCAGTCTGCAAGTATATATACAAGTGACCCATGAGCTGTACAAATTAGTCAACATTTGTTTAGGATGAAGGCGATGGCCATGGCTTTCAATGGTTTTGGATCCGGCGGAGGGATAATAAGATATGACCTCGGATTGCCTTCACCTATTAGAGTCAACTATGTTTGTTTGCAGCTATCTAAAAGCCTGCATGGGACTGAACGGAATCTACGTCCGGTATAGgcttctttgacgttgcatttgtTTTTTGAGAAGACAGCAAGTCGGCCTTCGCTTTCGAGACAGCCGCTGGAAGGGTTGGTGGCGGGTGAGAAGTGACTTCTCTGCTTCCGTGATCCGACAGGGTCAACATCGACCAGCCTTATTTAAAGACCGACTTGgttgtctttttttttcccctatGTCATTCTCCTATAAGAAAATTCTTATGTCGGCCTATCATCTCCATAGATATATCATATGTTTTAGAATATGTTTGTATCAGTTTCGTAAGGGTGTGGAATTGGAACGACTTGGAATTAACAAGTTGCACTCTCTTattgcatgaatcatgttgtctccaTGATAAGTAGTCTGCAGTTGTGCTACTGAGGAAGGTATGTTTGGGTTTGGGCTTCATGATCTCAGTACTCTGCGATGGAGCTTCACGAGAGCAGAAACTTCATCCGACTCCATGATCAATTGCGACATCTTGATTGCTTGTATCCATCTCATCTTCTCATGCATACGGAGAACTGAGTTGCTCAAtcgtttcctcctcttcctttctcGAGTTATATCCGTGTTATCTTGCAATCGAGAGAGACTCCGCAACCACCAACCGCCCATTTGATTTGTTCATTCTCAtcaattttactatttatattgcATTCGAGAGAGACTTCACAACCACCCATTTGTTTTCTTCTTAGAGACATAACCaagttaataaaaaaattgaatgagttaggaaataaaaaaaaaaaggggtgaaTTCTCTGAAAGAGCCTCTAACTTTAGcgagccctttttttttttttttgccccgAGTTTGAAAAGTTTCCAAACAATATCTTTACTTTTTAAAATGGTAATGAATACCCTTTAAGAATCGATTGGGTTGCACATTGGTTTGAATCAATGAATGGAGATGTTGTTTCATCTCCTTTCATGTCAGCATCGTCGTCAAGCTCCATCATAGTCATTCACAGTCTCCTCTCTTCTAGTGTTGTCATCGAGTTCCTATTGCGTTGTCGAGTTCTTGTGCTACCATTGAGTTTCTATTCCATCACCGAGTTCCTATGCCATCGTAGAGTTCTTATACTACCACCAAGTTTCAACGTATCTCACCGTCCACTTCTAGTGCTGCCACCATTGACTTTGAGTAAGGAGTTACTCAATAATTTTGTAAGATTTATAACTTAATTGTCTAAAACTCTTTGAAAGCTTAAAACCCAAAAATACCCCATCGATATAACTTATGCTTTCACGCATCTAAAATAATCCTACAAAATACATCATAAATTACACTCAAATGTCTATTGTTGATTTAGTAAGATGAAGTAAGAAGTCTCCTTAAACTCATTattattagtttggcaagtcccatagtcccacatcgggaaaatcagacttgttgtctcgtcttagaACTATAAATAAGAGCCTGAGCTTTGATATTAGACACACTacgagaagtacagcaggcatcacaagaaaacctgcttatggtttgaagtcttcttgtttaggaagctgaaggtgttttatggcctaggaacatttcctaaggcatttgtaagtgtccctcttttatagtagtaatttgttcctctttcttccgtggatgtaggtcaaagtcatttgaccgaaccacgtatatctgtttgttcttgtcgctttattctttccgctttattgtctttgttgtgttgccaaaattatcctttggtaaatatcctggggctagctctaacaaactggtatcagagcctggttctgggatcttttggcaacaatgacaatatcaaagatcgttgtcgagaaattcgacagaaatgtcaacttcggcatgtggcaactcaagatggaggccattctggttcaagacggagttgatttggcacttcagggtgctgagaacattccagatggtacgtcaaaggaagatcttgcgggtatggataagaaggcccgatccagtatcattctaaatctctctgacgaggttttacgggaggtagctatggagactacggctaagagcatgtaggacaaacttaaagccttgtacatgaagaggacagtggagaatcgtctctacttgaagcagagtctgtatatgcttcggatggttgaaggtacatctatactctcgtatcttgataagtttgattctttggttatggatttggagaatatagatgcaaaaattgatgatgaggataaggctttgttgctcttgtgttctcttccccaatcttttaagcatttccgtgatactttgatttatggaaaagaaacagtttcgtatcaggaaattaaatctgcactaaaatctaaggagcaaatagacagagatatcactggggaaagtagaggaaatcaggctgagggtctggttgtcagggataaaatggataaaagagaatttgacagtagtagatctaaatccagacatagaaatttggaatgcagatattgtcataaaatggggcacattaaatctgattgctttaaattgaaaaataaattaaagcaaaaggaaaaatttgttgagaaaactattgaatccgctgaagctagtgtagcatctgatgagaattttggaaatattttctttgctactgatgacaggacaaagtctaaaaatgaatggattttagattcaggttgttcttatcacatgtgtcccaatagggatttgttttccacatatgaatcttgtaatggtagaattattttgatgggcaataatgtcgcatgtgatgttgttagtagaggaacaatccgaattaaaatgcatgatggtattgtgaggacgctcactaatgttagacatgttcctaatttgaaaaagaatatcatctctttaggcatcctagaggcccttgggtgtaaatacacagctgaaggtggagttatgaaagtttctagaaatgcccttattgttatgaaagcttgtaggtctggtagcttgtatattctgcagggaactactgtcacaggttcagttgcagtttcgtcatcatcattgtctgattttgacatcaccaaattatggcatatgcgtcatatgagaaatattcgaccaccacaaaggtatgcaaatttggttgcatatgctttgtctattgcagaagaaacaagtgaagttggtgagcctaatgcagtttcttgtgataattccgctaagtggttgattgctgaaggaaaagtccttgttcagaaaattcatacgaaggacaatccagctgatatgtttacgaagccttttccggtttacaagttcaagcagtgcttggacttggttggtgttcattgttggtgattgcccgttggggcttttgtgaagaaggtggagcaagttttgttgggacatgccaaggtggagatttattagtttggcaagtcccatagtcccacatcgggaaaatcagacttgttgtctctttttggaactataaataagggcctgagctttgatgttagacacaccacgagaagtacagcaggcatcacaagaaaacctgcttatggtttgaagtcttcttgtttaggaagctgaaggtgttttatggcctagaaacatttcctaaggcatttgtaagtgtccctcttttatagtagtaatttgctcctctttcttcagtggatgtaggtcaaagtcatttgaccgaaccacgtatatctggtgttctagtgttttgtttgttcttgtcgctttattctttccgttttattgtctttgttgtgttgccaaaattatcctttggtaaatatcctggggctagctctaacaattaTACTCTTTGGTCCAAACAAAATGGAATCACATACTATGAGTTGATTTTCTTAGACCAAATTTGATAATACCTTTGGGACATATTTAATAGGTCAATTGTCAAAATAATTACATAAAGATATCATGCTTTggtgaaaatgagaaaaatatagagaaaataaaaaaccaaattattcaaactttgaaaaaaaatattatcaaaataaatctctaaattataaaattttatagagatccaTCTGGTTGAaattgaaagttttttttttttttgaaaattcagtAGATTTGAAGTATTCCTTGATGTTGATACTTTAATTTTGGCACCGGATCAAAATCAGGATATTATATATCATGAGTTGACTTTTGTGGACttagttaaaaatttaaattaaaaaaatattatacataGGCATAATGCTTTAGTGGAAATAGAAAATGATGGAGAAAATAGAAATATCGAAAACTGTTTAGACTctaaaagatattaaaaaattatatatcttaAAAAAATTGTTATAGAGATCCATATAGTTAGAATTGAAAATTTTCTGAATATTTTATAGTATTTAGACGTCAATACTCTAATTTTCGGTTCCAACCAAAAGTAGAGTATCGATTACTAGGATTTAACCTTTTTGAATCAACTTCTTACCGTAGCTTTAAGATATATTCAAAagcttaaatataaaaaatattatataaaagcatcatgttatgatgaaaataagaaaaacatggagaaaataaaaaatcccAAACTATTTAGattttgaataaataataaaatcaaaagataaattacaaatttaTTATAGAGGTTCATGTGATTGCAATTAAAAACTTTTCTAAAAATTTCATAACATTTGGACTATTCCTTGAGGTCGATATTTTTAACTTTATGGTCTAACTAAGATTAATGTATTGAATATCAAAGAGTTGACTCTTTTGGACCAATCTTTTATCATATTTGTTTTggcatttagagatgttcaaatgttaaaaaaatattacataatgACATCATGTGGAATTAAGAAAAGTACGGAGAATATAGAAAAACCTTAGACTgttcatattttaaataaataaaaaatattttaaaattttattatatagacTCATGTGATTGTGTGAATGTTAATGGAAGAGGTGAGATTGGATGGCGAATACTTCTCCTTTTCCTATTCTCGTCTTATCCTCCATCCCTCGTATCCACCCTATTCCCCATTTAGATGGGGTGGGGGCAAGGATTAGGAATCTTTATTGGGGGTGAGAAATTCATGGATTCTTTATATCATtctgattaattaatttaattttaaaaataaaattattatcaaacctaattaataatattaaaagatatataataaaatataaacatatataaaagtaaataaaatcaaaattatcataatcTATGAAAGAGATAGGGGGAACATGGAGGAGGATCGAGGGGTGGGGGGGGAATGGGGATTTGAGACAAGGTGGGGCAGGCAAGGATGACTATGATGAAGGAAGAAGCTATaaagagagaggaaggagaagggagTGTGCAATgaggaaaggaagagaaagagaaaagaatattaaggaatcatcatcatcatttattaTGTTTACAACCATCGATCACTAAAGTAATCGTCATTTGTCGATAAAAAGAGGAGGACTAAAGAAGATAAAGTCAAACAATCATTGCAACATCGCATGCGATTAGAGATTGGATGCATATTATGTGTGTAGCTACGAGGAGTTGTTACTGTTgaatgagatgtttgatttgattCAATTGAATCAAATGGTTCTTAATTGAATCATAATCAATTCAATAAAGGTTCACTTAACCTAATTTGAAACTAGCATCTCAATACATATATAAATGGGTTAGATACAAGTACATCCCCACTACGTGAGTAATATAAAATGACTCtcatccctttttatttttcccaTCCCTAACCTATTAGGTGTGGGTCCCCATGGGTATAATTGACATCTATTACAAtcgaaagatttttttaaaattttatagcaTTTGGATCATTCCTTAAGGTTGATACTTTGATTTTGAAGTCGAACTAAATTAGGTATTATTTATTAGGAGTTAACTTTTTTTTGGACCAAATTTATACTATAGCTTTGAGATATATTTAGAAGCTtaactattaaaaaaattaaaaattaaaaattaaaaattaaaaacataACGTAGTCCAAATCATTGGAAATCTTTATGAAAGATTTACAGTGCACCCATATGGATATGTATCAGACTTTTTctagtttagaaaatttattcattttttatttattttatttattttttaatttatattcacCTTAGTGAATTATCAACCCTAATCCCTTTTCACTTTATACAGCCACTAATCATGTCATCAAAgtcttattatgaaattttcaggAAAGCTTGTAGTTGAAACCTGATGGACCTTTATATCAAATTTTCTAAttcaaattattttgatattttttatttattctgaattagaaTTGTTTGGTGTTATTTCTATTTTCTCAATCTTTTTCTCATTTCCACCAAAACATGATGGATCCATGCATTGTTTTTCCATTTCTCATTTCTACCAAACAGTTACAACAGTCCATCGACAAATTAAATTTTCAGAATTTGATTTAGATTTGATCCCAAAACCTTTTTTGTATTCATATATTACAATTCTAACTAACCAAATTTCTATTGTAATTTTCATTACACATATACTATTATGATCCATGTGAAAATTTACATGATTGATAATTATATCTAAATGTTAGCACCTTGAATACTTATTTTTTTCCGCTatttattgatttaattattacttTCTTTCTTCTATTAGCCTGCACCATGCTCCTAGGAATAACAATGATATAATCATATTCTCGTCGCATCCAATactatttgcttcttataagaaaAATGTTATCATTGCAAGTCTTCTTGTAGGTgtctaaatatataaaatttttcaCAAAATAAATATGGATTAGCACTCCCATATCCAATAGCAACCATCACATgagaacaagaaaattttaaaatatcaaaatgcCGACACAAACTTTTTTCTCTAAATTTACTATAATTGTCTCAAAGGATGTCTTCACTTacaatttgatataattatatgGAAAAACACCGTAGTATCCATCTTTCTCTTTTGCCTTAACAAGTCCATCCTTGATAATACTTGTCATAGTTGATATTAAATTAACAACTATTTTATAATGGATGTAGAACTATTCAGCAATCTTCATTCTCGTCATTTCAATCACAAAGATTATAGATAAATCATGACCATCTTTGAGTAATGAATTCATACTTTTTGATGTATGCGCTATCAACATTGTATAATGTTGACCAAGGAAGAATTCAAAAGCTCATTTCTCCTTCTTAATTTCATATATCTATATGAAACTGTCTATGTGGTTTTCTCTTAATTTGTATATGCATTCGTGAAACTTGTACATAGTAGAAGCTCTAGCAATAGCCCAAAGCAACTTTACAATATTTTTGTCTAGTACGTTGGTCATAAGATTTTTTGATAGATGAATTATACAATAATCATAAAATGCCTCTAGGAAGATATTCCACTAAAAGAATTTCTAGATTTTGGTCACTAGTAATAATCAAAATTTTGCATCTATACATATTCTCAATTGATGTAAGAACTACTTCCATGAATCACTATACTCAATCTTTGTCACAACAAATACAATTAGAAATAATTTATTACAATCATCAATACCTACaaccatcatcaaaatacaaagaTATTTACTCGATAGATGTGCAACATCAAAACAGAAATAAGCCGTATGTATAATATGAAACTTCTAAGTCAAGCTTTGAAAGAGCAAAACATTCTTTGAAGATGAATTGACATTTGAACATGAGTCTTATAATTATGTAATTTCAACTCCAttgtaaatgaaattataatAGTATAGGACTGAAGTCACCACTAACCT
The window above is part of the Musa acuminata AAA Group cultivar baxijiao chromosome BXJ2-6, Cavendish_Baxijiao_AAA, whole genome shotgun sequence genome. Proteins encoded here:
- the LOC103988525 gene encoding disease resistance protein RGA2-like, whose translation is MAEVIIAGWFVSVAITKVADIIKFYINNQIEYRKGKQFKLRQLERHLRKIEAAIFEVGKRRITNPSLEAWLWDVQDAACSVHEVIDIFHYKLLKEKAKSKNKVSRVAFYAQKIGDDAKDMFMKFAFASERTSKLNMAVETSAKLVDGISILVKVAEFHVATNKQHEVAIPDWRRTTTTPPAKSYSVRGRKHDMERLLNMLGDESGDANYSVVAIVGPGGIGKTHLARLAYNSVKEWTEEKKLDVMAWVCACNDFDVERLSIEMIESAGFDRPRDLHSISNLEEIQNIIRDGLMGKRFLIVLDDVWEESNTIWENLCVPFNSGGKGSKIVVTTTNQNVAKMMRTKGTIHLDGLKKKECWELFRECALGDQNRSDHQKLEYVGRKIAKKLGGSPLAALTVGRALESKLEEEHWRRILRKRICEVKQTEGDIAPVLRLSYEDLPAHLKQCYLSCSLFPRKHCFEKKELLRIWKALGFVQGDDWNNRMEDVGEESIEELSCRSFFVNAKTGQNKFELHPILHEFAESVSDGEYFRLEGVKSGEPIRIPNKARHVYVAADDLVTVAETLCERKDIRSLVVVGDLSGTGEETRCKYDKSLKEVLESLKSLRLLVLSVLGRGLPEAIGKLKHLRYLELPGNAITEWPKSFCKLYHLQWLILRLHSKSVSLPDDMNKLSNLRCVDADSEAITALPWIGNLIYLQELKDYRIQHKNEGFDIGQLKYMNQLRRLCIRGLQHVDSKEKAEEAMLEDKEYLIWLELCWSNEGKPITPTKCEEAMLEDSDRIQILEI